AATAGCAGAGTTATTTTCGTCGATGACGGCAGCGAGGATCATACGTGGGGTATTATTCGTGCCCTACATGAGGAGAGAGACTACGCTGAGGGTATTAGGCTCTCTCACAACAGAGGCCATCAAAATGCCCTCCTCTGCGGGCTCATGCGCTCACTGGAGAGGGGTTTTGATGCTACCATCTCGATCGATGCGGATCTGCAGGATGATATTGACGTTATGGATGACATGCTACGCAAGTATCTGCAAGGCGCGGAGATCGTCTATGGGGTACGTAACAACCGCGACACGGACTCCTCCTTCAAGCGCCTTACCGCAAGGGGCTACTACCACGTTATGCGCGGCCTCGGAACCGAGATCATTGCGGATAGCGCTGACTTCAGGCTTATGAGTTCTGTCGCGTTGAGGGGGCTGTCCGAGTATGGCGAGAGGAACCTCTTCTTGCGTGGCATCGTCCCATCCCTCGGCTTTAGGACCGAGAAAGTCTACTATAGGCGCAAGGAGCGACTGGCAGGTGAATCGAAGTATCCGCTCCGCAAGATGATCGCCCTGGCCATTGAGGGCATCACATCCTTTAGCGTGAAACCCCTCGTGATGATTACGACTCTTGGGCTCATCTCGATGCTTGTTGCCATCGCCATGCTTATCTATACGATAGTAAGTGTCGCGATGGGACATGCGGTTGCTGGATGGGGGTCGATGATGGTGTCAATCTGGCTCGTTGGTGGGCTACTCATGATATCCATGGGCGTGACGGGAGGGTATGTCGGCAAGGTGTACCTTGAGGTCAAGCACCGCCCTCGCTATCTCATAGAGGACGAGCTCATCTGACGGCTACTCTCTGCCCTGAGAAGAGCTCTTGCAGATATTCTCAGTTTTTGTTTGTGCTTGATGCTCGCTTTGAGTCTACGCATTGGGAAAGGTGGTCCGCTTTTGCAGCTGTGCGATAAGCACGTTGAGCTATGGTGTCCGACGTCGCAAGTCATGCGGCGTTACTCCCATGCGCCTCGCAAAATCATATGGTGAAGGGAGTAGTTTTGCTACCAGTAGACAAGCAACTTAAGGTCATCACATCGGGCACCATGCAGATCGTGCCCGAGGAGGAGCTCAAAAGGAAGCTTGCGAAGGGGCGGCCCCTCAACGTCAAGTTGGGTGTGGATCCCACCTCGCCTGACTTGCACCTTGGTCATGCGGTACCCCTGCGAAAGATGCGCCAGTTCCAAGACCTAGGACATACGGTCACACTCATCATAGGCAACGGAACTGCCCTCATCGGTGATCCCTCGGGTCGCGACAGCACGCGCCCGCCACTCACTGAGGAGCAGGTCGAGGCAAACGCCCAGACGTACGTTGAGCAGGCTATGAAGGTGCTCGATCCTACGAGGACGACCATCGTTCACAATGGCGATTGGCTGAAGCCCCTCAACCTCGCGCAGATGCTCGGTCTCATGAGTCGATTCAACGTTGCGCGTATCCTCGAGCGCGAGGACTTCCACAGGCGTTATGCCGAGGGTCGCTCCATCGCCCTGCACGAGTTTATCTATCCCGTGCTCCAAGCATATGACTCTGTGGTCATCAAGGCGGATGTCGAGATGGGCGGCAACGACCAGATCTTTAACCTGCTCGCCGGACGAGACCTCATGCGCGCAAGAGGCATGGAGCCGCAGGTGGCCCTCACAATGCCACTTCTGGTGGGCACTGACGGTGTCAAAAAGATGTCTAAGAGCTACGGCAACTACGTTGGTCTGACCGATGAGCCATCGGATATGTTTGGTAAGATCATGAGCATCACCGACGAGCTTGTACCCATGTACTTTCGTCTCTGCTCCACGATACCCCCAGATGAAGTTGACGCGATAGATCGTGCCTATGCTGACGGCACGGCAGACCCTTACGAACTTAAGCGTGCCCTTGCCGCCAACATCGTTGACCTCTATCATGGCGCGGGGGAGGGAACAAGGGCGATGAATGCCTTCGACGCTACGTTCAGGAAGAGCGAGGTTCCCGCTGACATCGCAGAGTTTCCACACTCTGTCGTCGAGGTCAACGACCAGGGACAGGTTTATTTGGGAAAGCTGCTTGTAAACGTGAAGATTGTGAAGAGCGCAGGAGAGGCGAGACGCCTCATCGATGGTGGTGGTGTTAAGATTAATGGTAAGACGGTAGCCTCGAGGTGCTACAACGTGGAGCATTCCCTCCTTTCAAAGGGCACCGTCCTGCAAGTAGGCAAACGTCGGTGGGCAAGGCTGGTGTGACATCACGTTCACTAATGGGACGTCGACTGTCGTGAGAGGCGACGCAAGAGGACATGAGTGTTGCGTGTTGACATCCTATCGCCGAGGGAGTGGCTAGATGGCGTACGTGAGCGAGAGTTTCGAGGACGTTGCTGTCCTTATCCCCTGCTACAACGAGGCGCAGACTATAGGTAAGGTCGTGGATGACTTCAGGAGAGAACTTCCTGGCGCCACGATCTGGGTCTATGACAACAACTCTGCTGATGACACAGCGGACATAGCCCGCAGTCACGGCGCAATCGTTCGTCCGGAGCCTCGTCAGGGCAAGGGCAACGTTGTACGCCAGATGCTGCGTGACGTGGATGCGGAGCGGTATTTGATGGTCGATGGCGATGACACCTACCCGGCCGAGGCAGCGCGCATGCTTCTGGCGCCTCTTGAAGCCGGCACGGCTGATCACGTCGTGGGCGATCGCCTCTCGAACGGGAGCTACGGGGATGAGAACGACCGTGCCTTTCACGGTCTTGGTAACGACCTCGTACGCTGGCTCATAAAGCTGCTTTACGGCTTCGAGTTCACTGATGTGATGACAGGCTATCGCAGCTTCAACTACGCCTTCGCTAAGACGCTGCCCGTGCTCTCTCCGGGCTTTGAGATCGAGACGGAGCTCTCCATCCACGCGGTGGACAAGCGTTGGAGGATAGCGCAGGTCCCCATCAAGTACCGAGACCGTCCGGAGGGTTCGGTATCCAAGCTGAGCACCTTCTCGGATGGAGCCAAGGTCCTCAAGATGATAGGTCGCCTCTTCAAGGACTATAAGCCACTCGGTTTCTTCTCCCTCGTGTCCTTTGTCGTTCTGGTCGTCAGCCTCTGCCTTGGGGTGCCGATCATCGCCGAGTTCAGGGTGACGGGGCTCGTTCCCCGTCTCCCGACGGCCATTGTTGCCGTTGCCTTTGCGGGCCTTGCCGCGCTGCTCTTTGCCTGTGGCCTCATCCTTGACACGGAAGTCAAGGCCAGTCGTCGCCAGTGGGAACTTGATGTCATGAGGGTGTACACAGAGATGCGCATACGTCCCAGGTCAGAGGGAGCTGTGTCGGGGGATGACTCGACGAGAGGGTCGGCTACCTCAGCGTGATGGCGATGCTCTACTCGAAACATCTCATGCCTGCCTCTTTTGCTTGATGCAATCTCCCATGAAAGTGCCCGAGCTGCTCGCGCCTGCCGGTGATCCAGGGTCGTTCAACGTAGCGCTTGCGGCAGGCGCAGACGCCATCTACTGCGCCCTCGGAAACGACTTCAACGCCCGTCGCAAGGCGAGCAACTTCACGCCCGACTCCTTCGAGGCGGCCTGTCAGAAGGCGCATCTCGCGGGTGTGCGCGTTTACGTGACGACCAATATCGTCATCAAGAGCGAGGAGATGCCACGAGCTCTCGCACTCGCTCGTGAGGCGTGGCTTTTGGGGGCAGACGCCCTTATCATCCAGGACTGGGGACTGCTCTTCGAACTTCGTCACCGCTTCCCTCAGATGGAGATTCACCTATCCACACAGGCCAATGTGCACGATGCACGTGCGGTGGCCTGGTGTCGAGGCTTGGGTGTGGCGCGCGTGACGCTGTCGCGGGAACTCTCGGTGGATGAGATATCTCGCATCTCCCAGGAGGGCGTTGAGCTCGAGGGCTTTGCTCATGGGGCACTCTGTTTCTGCTACTCGGGCGTGTGCCTGATGAGCTCGCTCGCCGGTGGACGTTCCGCCAACCGGGGG
The DNA window shown above is from Olsenella sp. oral taxon 807 and carries:
- a CDS encoding glycosyltransferase → MAYVSESFEDVAVLIPCYNEAQTIGKVVDDFRRELPGATIWVYDNNSADDTADIARSHGAIVRPEPRQGKGNVVRQMLRDVDAERYLMVDGDDTYPAEAARMLLAPLEAGTADHVVGDRLSNGSYGDENDRAFHGLGNDLVRWLIKLLYGFEFTDVMTGYRSFNYAFAKTLPVLSPGFEIETELSIHAVDKRWRIAQVPIKYRDRPEGSVSKLSTFSDGAKVLKMIGRLFKDYKPLGFFSLVSFVVLVVSLCLGVPIIAEFRVTGLVPRLPTAIVAVAFAGLAALLFACGLILDTEVKASRRQWELDVMRVYTEMRIRPRSEGAVSGDDSTRGSATSA
- the tyrS gene encoding tyrosine--tRNA ligase; translated protein: MLPVDKQLKVITSGTMQIVPEEELKRKLAKGRPLNVKLGVDPTSPDLHLGHAVPLRKMRQFQDLGHTVTLIIGNGTALIGDPSGRDSTRPPLTEEQVEANAQTYVEQAMKVLDPTRTTIVHNGDWLKPLNLAQMLGLMSRFNVARILEREDFHRRYAEGRSIALHEFIYPVLQAYDSVVIKADVEMGGNDQIFNLLAGRDLMRARGMEPQVALTMPLLVGTDGVKKMSKSYGNYVGLTDEPSDMFGKIMSITDELVPMYFRLCSTIPPDEVDAIDRAYADGTADPYELKRALAANIVDLYHGAGEGTRAMNAFDATFRKSEVPADIAEFPHSVVEVNDQGQVYLGKLLVNVKIVKSAGEARRLIDGGGVKINGKTVASRCYNVEHSLLSKGTVLQVGKRRWARLV
- a CDS encoding glycosyltransferase family 2 protein, which encodes MTSSSVDVARQAPSLAIVVPCYNEEEVLQQSGAVLLDKLEVLKGRGLANQNSRVIFVDDGSEDHTWGIIRALHEERDYAEGIRLSHNRGHQNALLCGLMRSLERGFDATISIDADLQDDIDVMDDMLRKYLQGAEIVYGVRNNRDTDSSFKRLTARGYYHVMRGLGTEIIADSADFRLMSSVALRGLSEYGERNLFLRGIVPSLGFRTEKVYYRRKERLAGESKYPLRKMIALAIEGITSFSVKPLVMITTLGLISMLVAIAMLIYTIVSVAMGHAVAGWGSMMVSIWLVGGLLMISMGVTGGYVGKVYLEVKHRPRYLIEDELI